Genomic segment of Arachis stenosperma cultivar V10309 chromosome 4, arast.V10309.gnm1.PFL2, whole genome shotgun sequence:
GCACTTCACACTCCTCTCCTTCAGATTCGCACTCAAACGACGTCGTTTCCTCATTCTTACTCTTCTCCTACTCGAAAAAACGCACCATTCCCAACATTCGTCAATCGCCAGTTTCTTCTCATCAATTCGTTcatagaagaaaatgaaaactaaaaacaaaacGTAATTCCTAATATTCCTAAAATTGAaagtagaataaaataaaatagcgATTACCTCTGATTGAGATTGAGATTGCGACGATGGAGCAGCTTCATTAACGACCTTTCCATGCTCCTTCTCTCTCAATGTTCTCATCGGAGAAACTCTCTGTTCCGATCAAAAtccaaaacagaaaaaaaaaagaagaaaaaaacgaTTTCAGAATTGAATCGAATCGAAGAAATTCTGAGAgaaactgattttttttttttttttaccatgCATCGATATTTGAGCTCCTTCAAGCGGAACAAGCGATCAACCTCGATCTCGAACTTCTTCTGAAGCTCTCCTCTGTCTTCGAGCTCCTTCATCATGGCGTCGAGCTTCGCGTCCTTCTCCTTCAGCGATGTCTCCGTCTTCTCCTTATCGATCCTCATCCTCTCCAGCTTCTTCTTGATCGCGCTCAGCTCCTCCGCCAGTGACGACGCCTCGGGGAGTTGCACTTGCACCGGAGCCAACGCAACCGCGGTATGAGGAGGAAGAGTAGCTTCCGCTGCGGCGGTGATCGCGATAGTACGGTTCTCCTTGTCGCGGACGGGTGTGATCTCGCAGAGTGGTTCAGATTCGGGCTTGGGCTTGGGCTTCGGCCGGAGATCGGCGGGCGAGTTGTTCTTCGGCTGGAGTGGTGTCCGGCCTGATCGCGACCGAGGTTTCGGAGGTATGGAAATCGGAGTGTGAGTTTGTGTTTGCGTTTGCATTGTGGCGTGTTTGGATGATAGGTTTTTATTGTTATGTTTTGCAGCGAAGAAATGGAAAGTAGAATGGAGAAGAAGGTGTTGGTGGTGATGGAAAGTTGAGTGAAGAGTAGAgtgtattttattttgaatttcaatGGAGGGAGGCGCTAACGGCTAGTGCTTCTGTTTGTTCTTATTGGTATTTTGACTATTTTCTAtgctttatttaaaaaaaaaaaaagtactacATTGGATGCTCGGATCAATTTTTTCCCTTTGCTTTAAGAAAAAAAGAGGATTCATAATTTCTTATACTATTTTGATTAGGCTTGAACTAGATTTAATTTGTTGTTTGTTCAACTTGCTAAATTTCTATATCGAGAGTTTGAGACTTGTTCCAAAACAAACCCTTGTTTGACCATTCTTGGAAGTTTTATAATGATGCTAGCTAGTTTGCCACCACATCTTGTTTAGCTGTGCCCCTCTAGTAGCATTTCTAATACCAATACTAAAAATCCAACAAAAAAGAGTATCCCCAAAAAATATATTGAAACTGGTGGAAAAATATTACTTATTATTACATgcaaaaaataatcaattatcaaatttattatttatattcttataCATACCAATCACTTTTTCAAGGTGGCAAAAGGCGATAAAAGCCGAAGAGAATGCTaaactaaataatattaaaaaccaaaaagTCTGAAAAGAAAAATCTATGAAACTAACTCTACAAATGCAAGTCTATTTTACaccatagaaaataaaaaagacaatTGGTAATTTGGTATGGTATTTTAATGTCATCCTTAGTAGGCTTATTAAAGCTTCACTATATTTTCGATTAAAAGGAGTATTATTACATGGGAGTTAGCGGACAAAACATGTGAATCAAAGATAGTCCATTGGAAGATCCCAATCATCTTCATTATCCCAATATCTTTGATTAGGTTTCTTTCTTCCAAGACTTTTCCTTCTCCTTGAAACTTGGCCATATGTCACAGATGGTTCAGAGTCATAATCTTCAAGATCACCCATTGAAACTCCTACATTCTGGTTGCCAAGAAACCCGGGGACAAGCAAATAGGTTGTTTTATGATCAGCAAGACAAAATAAAGAAATGAGTCAATGGCATTTCTTTTAGTAGTAATAATGGTTACATAGCGATAGAGCGATGCTATCCAACTTATCCATTTAACGATAGAGAGACCTGTATCGACTTGGTGTACAAGACAAAATGAATACACAAgatatttttcttcaatgttTTATTGGGAAGTCAAAAATGTTGTTCTGTTTTCTCGCTAAATTCTAAATCGTTCCCGGAGTAGAAAAAGAGCACCAACTatttcaaaagaaaatgaatTCAATAAAACCAAATGGAGGAAAGGGTATTTttggaagaaaaaattttaattttgaccaGAAAACTAAAACAGGACGAAATAAGATGTTCAGAATAAAAATAGGATGTTTCGAACGTTACGAACAAAATCAAGACTTAGCCCAAATGTTAGAGAGTAAGACAGTATTTTACCCAAACTAAATGATATAATTAGACTTTTACCAAccaaataatataattagatGACTTCACTTAAAAATCTATGGACAATAGCCATAAAACGGACAAACCAAAATAAAGTATGAGAATCATAAGTTTCCATGTACAAGCCATAATAAGCATGGCTTGATATATAAGCAGGAATAAAAACTTTCAGCAGCTAAGAAACAGAGGCGAATTATATCACGAAGCTCTAATCAGAAAAGGAAGCAATGTTGCCGAAATCAATATCCTACTTAGTCCATTAGTCGTAAGGGCAAAAGAAAATGTAAAATGTGAAATAGTAATATGATACACTCATACACTCAAACTTCCATTATTGAAATGAAGGTACCTTTGAAAGCCTTTGTATATGTGACGCTGCAGCTTCGCGAACCACAACAGCATCGGATACTACTTCCAGTACATCCTCAACTAGCAAAGAGTAAGTACTCACCTAAAAGTATGGCAATCAAGAATTATAATTTGTAGACTAAACCCCTTAGGAGTCACAAATGATCAAAATGAAGGAATTGTGACTTGGATTTGTTAACATAGGATGTAGACTTCTATTTCCAATTGGATTGGCAAAACTTGCATGCTATTTTGAATTCTGAACTTTGTTTTATTAACTTTACAAAGAGGCACTGACTTACCAAACTTGAAGGGATAATTGATAGTCCAAATGAATCAAGCTCAAGTTCTTCAACAGCACCTGAATTGAGACTGAACTTGTATCCACGCACCTAAGAGTTTAGAGTTCCCTTATCAAATAATTGGGTATAAATAAATATGtgaaataaaagtagaagaataAACGTATAATCACCTTTCCAATATTCCGTTGAGAGGGTGTCACAACTTTGTATCCAAcctattaaataataatatgatgAATCAATTACCATCTTAAAAATAGTCCTACCTTGTTTCAATTTTGGAAGTGTGGTAAAATAGTGGTGGCACCAATTAAAtcatatattaaattaaatggAACTGCTTCCCATGATGACTCATTGAAAAGGGTTAAGGCATGGGAAAAATCGTATAACAGGTATTGGATTTTCCATAGAAATTTAGAAAACCATGATGAAGAGCACTTTGCATTTTGGCACAAATGACCAAAATAACCAATCAGAACCAAAATCATACATAAGACCAAAGGAGATAATCTAAAAGTATTTGATcttgaagaagaaataagaaGATATCTTCATCTTACTAACAAGTAGTTGAAAACTTGAACACAACCATTTAGACATTTACAGCATGATATTTTATGGTAAACGGTTCCCAAGATCTGAAAAAAGGTTATCACCAACATTTTTTTGATACCACTTAGTTTCAATCCTGCATAATGTTTTGTTATCTCATTACACTTTGTCAATTATGAATAATCAATTCTCATTATTTCTACTTTAAATAAATGATACCAACTTCAAAAGACATCAGATATCACATTCACATAATTTGGAGCATCATCACCGTCTAACAAACAAGGATAGAGCAAAAGCATCTTACATGAACACAATTCATAATAACCTTTATTATTTAAGCAACACAACAGAGTGAGTACCACTAACAAATGTCAAAAGAGAAGATTTCTCCAACATATTCTGCACAACAATGAACCCTacaataaatctttcaagagaAAATAATTCACAAGAAAGAATCATATAAAACTTTAAAACATACCAGGGTCTCCAATCCAACCATTTTAAATTCGTTCTCTATCACGCTTTCATCCGGGACAAGGACGACATCCCCAACCTGAAAAGAGAACCAACAGAACACTCAACAGCATGAAAAACACATGAGGTCTCTAGCTTGCAAAGCTATAAATGCACACCACATTCAAGTAAGACCATAAGACAAGGTCACAAAACCATAGTACAGATTCATATTGGAATATATGGGCATTGGAAATTTCGGATAAAAAGCTTGATCTGGAAGCATCTACATAATTTAACTGGTAGCGGACCTGAATGGTCTTCTCTACATATTATTGCAGGCAACAGAACTCCTCCAAAAGTGAAACAAACTAAACAATGGTGTAAAACACTTGTAGCAAAGCATACACACATAAAGCATTCAAAATGTGTTATTCCAAAATTTGTTATACCTGACTAATGTCCTCAAGAAGGAACTTATCTGCATCCCCAGAAAGCAAGTTTGGCCTCACCTCCACAAATAAAACCATTCACTGCACATGAAATTCACCAAAAGGAGATACATCAATAAATGTGTGCTTAGACTAACATAGTTTAAGTTCAACATAGCTAATAATCAATATCCAAACATGCTTAATGCTTTCCACCCCAAAGAAACAGGTAGTAAACCAGGAAAACAAACAaacattataaataaatttcCCAAAAAAGCATGCTTTACATTTATAGCTTAAGAAATGGTCACTCACAGAGGTGGTGTCAACCCAAAGCTGAGTAACAAACCCCAAGCTAAGAGCAGACCTTATACTAATGACCTGCTTAGCCAACAAATTGGACCTTCTAATTACCTCTTTACCCCTTTTAATCCCATCCTTACCACTAAATTTCTCaaatcatcattatcatcatcatttgcAGCACCACCCTGAACCTGAACCTTAACCAAATCATCGTCGTCTTCAAAAcccttcttctccttcatcaTTGGCACCCAACCCAACAGGATCATCCATTTCCCTGAGTCCAACACCATCAAATGGATTATCACTATAAGCAATATCCTTTTCACCAACTGAACCATCACCAGTAGGGTCACCCCTCCAAGCCcaaattctccctctctctctcatcaAATCCAAGTTGTTTATTGTTGCAGAAGCTATAACCACCGCCCCTTGAGCCTCTTCCATGGAGTCTTGGACCCATTGAAGAAGCAACTACAACAAGGGTGGCAGTGGTTTTTGAGAATTCTTGAGAGAAGGGTACATGGGAATTTGGGGTTAGGCATTGATTGTTGCTGAAAAAGGGGAATCTATGAGATTCTGGGAGTGAGATTGAAAGCGGGCTTGCGGGAAGAAGCTCAGTCATGGTGAGTTGTGAATAGTGAGAGAGTTTTCAACAAAAAGCAAAGATTTTTTTATGCATGGAATTAGAATAGAGACTTTTTTTCAAACCATGCGGATGGTTAGAAATATTGTTTGAAGCGATGAAGCTGTGAAGCAGAATATAAATGGATATGAGGGTGAATCATGGTGCATTTTTACGTGAAAAAATAGTTACATTTTTACATGAAAAGCAGATTTGAGTAAAATGaattttatacaaatatttaattatatatttttttaaaaaacatctcttaaatttattatttgaataattatttaaattatgtatgaatttaattaaataaaaaattattatatatatagtatttaaattaaattttagttcACTAATTTATTATCACGGTcccaaatttaaattttattgtcTTTAAATATAGCAAAAATATTCATAATAtcctaaatttaaattttagtacTACAAATTTAAtccaaaaaaacacacaaaaataaataagaaaaatttatgctagattaaatttgttgtgaaatagaaaaaaaattggttgGAAATTATGATAAAAgtagagaaataaaaatataaatttataagaAAATAAGAGAATTACATTAATGATAGTCTAAAAAATGCAACATGTAAAACTTCTAATATACTGATTATTACTCAGTAAAATTAGGATATCTCACAGCCAATCAATTTTATTACAAGCCAACTAAGAAGTTGACATcgaattcgaaaaaaaattgatcTGAAAACATATATGGATTCTGACATACCAAccaaaactaaaaattatttgtcTAAAAATTCACACATGGAGGTCTAGACAGTGAGGGCAAAGCTATATCAACGACACCCTAAATTAGTGGACTATGTTTCAAGTGCTTGTTAATGGCCGAAGCTCTCTTCATGCTCTGATGATGTGTCTAGAAATCCAAAAAGTGTGAAATAAATATTTGATAGCAAATGTAATATCCAAAAACTCAAACCTAGAAGAATGACAATGGTAAAACCAGTTCATTGACAATCTCAACAAAAGTATAGATTTCAACACTTTTATTCACAGAAGAATTTACAAGACATCGTTGTAAAGTATGTTTCATTTTCCTCTTCAACTAATGTgagattttatattttactcGCTATTAAGGCCCAACATTCTTGTTGGCACATCAACATTGATTTGGACACTGATTCGGATACCCTAATAACAGCACAATCCACTCGCTTGTGGATATTGTTTCGTTTGGCATTGTAATCCTCATAATTTTTACTCTTGATAGTAGCGATGATGACAAAATCTTCTAAAGTCATCCATTAAATTACGTTCATGAGGGAGATGTCTCCACATACTTATAGGGCAaacttcgttttttttttttttaatcaatgtAAAATTTCATATTTCACTTCCTAATAGGATCCAATATCTTTGTTGGCACATCAATTCAAACACTAATTCTGATACTATCTATAATAGTCCAACCCATTTATTTGGGAATATTGACTACTTTAACACTTTAGCTTTTACGATTTTATTCTAGATATTAGGAATAATGTCAGAACTTCTAACACTCATCCATTGAAACACATCCACAAGGAGATGTTTATAAAGCATGTTTCATTCACTCTCCAACCAACGTGAAATTTCACACAACACTTTATATACAATTTTTCGATACTATGATACTTTTTGTATTGCACAAGAACTCACTAGCAAAATAATGTAGCTACTGAAATTCTTCTTTAGAAGAAATATTGggatcaaataataataaattattaattagctAGCCTACTTACCATTCAATAAAGACATATTTTATGGAACATTGATAATGCTCCATTAACGTATGTAAAGACATCTATGTTTACTATTATTTCATAACAAAATTAAgtttattttacaaaaatatatacacaatttttctttatactccaataagatatttttggaaaaagcaaactaatttgaaattaaaatttatattgaaATTGATAGATAAACTAAAATGGTTTCAATTTAGAAAACTAGTATCAATTTAGTGAAAAACcaataaaattttaactttttataattatttcaaTAGAATAATGAAAAATGAATCAAGAATTCAAgattttttaaagta
This window contains:
- the LOC130977043 gene encoding high mobility group B protein 6-like produces the protein MQTQTQTHTPISIPPKPRSRSGRTPLQPKNNSPADLRPKPKPKPESEPLCEITPVRDKENRTIAITAAAEATLPPHTAVALAPVQVQLPEASSLAEELSAIKKKLERMRIDKEKTETSLKEKDAKLDAMMKELEDRGELQKKFEIEVDRLFRLKELKYRCMRVSPMRTLREKEHGKVVNEAAPSSQSQSQSEEKSKNEETTSFECESEGEECEVQSPGSACSQTDTNTKQKS
- the LOC130973814 gene encoding uncharacterized protein LOC130973814, with amino-acid sequence MVLFVEVRPNLLSGDADKFLLEDISQVGDVVLVPDESVIENEFKMVGLETLVGYKVVTPSQRNIGKVRGYKFSLNSGAVEELELDSFGLSIIPSSLVSTYSLLVEDVLEVVSDAVVVREAAASHIQRLSKNVGVSMGDLEDYDSEPSVTYGQVSRRRKSLGRKKPNQRYWDNEDDWDLPMDYL